The following are encoded in a window of Penicillium oxalicum strain HP7-1 chromosome II, whole genome shotgun sequence genomic DNA:
- a CDS encoding ATP-dependent Clp protease ATP-binding subunit clpX-like has translation MSDMEMIKWRRADPPPFCRLSRCGESSVSDSSPPHLLLITSLSLSFTRFLLSWRCFCAMQRRPLQRQFLVSWARHEAVRPVRHGRCRLSPASIHYSRTLSSTSSTFPTLSQFHRSDFTTQPFTGSYETGLPTTGPLGSTPAFGVPRITPKVLKQYLDQYVVGQDRAKKILSVAVFNHYQRVQEIQRRELEAEELLAKRQRREALEGHPLEDEFPGQQRTVGLANSQKARPSSLVEEATLVDTSPLQLDKSNILLLGPSGVGKTLMAKTLARVLSVPFSISDCTPFTQAGYIGEDAETCVHRLLAAANYDVEQAERGIIVLDEVDKIAATKVSHGKDVGGEGVQQALLKIIEGTTVQVQAKPEKNPRSSSPPNSYPSNSPLGTTPFQPHNPTPAAKGEVYNVRTDNILFIFSGAFVGLHKVVMDRISRGSIGFGQPVRGSSLSTGLPGTSSATPDEPQPILPGSEEEALYKRHLPFYTSASSNAPGSEPTYFNPLDLLTPADLQSYGFIPELIGRIPVNAALSTLTQPLLLRILTEPRNSLIAQYTTLFSLSGIELRFTTPALHRIAANAFKMGTGARALRTEMETILSDAMFEAPGSSVKFVLVTEAVADRKEQPVYLARGQGGRFHAMISAEESEWEEKTSRVKKKEKKVKGSTGGDDDHHAANFQEYRKRAIG, from the exons ATGTCTGACATGGAAATGATCAAATGGCGCCGGGCGGATCCACCCCCATTTTGCCGTCTCTCGCGCTGCGGGGAAAGCTCCGTATCTGATTCATCCCCTCCGCACCTTCTCCTCAtcacatctctctctctctccttcacTCGGTTCCTCCTCAGCTGGCGCTGTTTCTGCGCCATGCAGCGACGGCCTCTTCAGCGTCAGTTCCTCGTATCTTGGGCGCGTCATGAGGCTGTCCGACCGGTTCGTCATGGCCGATGTCGGCTGAGCCCAGCGTCCATACATTATTCACGCACGCTCTCcagcacctcctccaccttcccAACCTTATCTCAATTTCATCGTTCCGATTTCACCACACAGCCTTTTACGGGCAGCTATGAGACCGGGCTGCCGACTACGGGTCCTCTGGGATCTACGCCAGCCTTTGGCGTCCCGCGCATCACTCCGAAAGTGCTCAAGCAGTATCTAGACCAATATGTTGTCGGTCAAGATCGCGCGAAGAAGATTCTCAGTGTAGCGGTTTTCAACCACTATCAGAGAGTACAGGAGATTCAGCGCCGAGAATTGGAGGCGGAAGAGCTACTGGCCAAACGGCAACGGAGAGAGGCACTGGAGGGCCATCCCTTGGAAG ATGAGTTTCCTGGCCAGCAACGGACTGTCGGTCTCGCCAACAGCCAGAAAGCACGCCCCAGCAGCTTGGTGGAAGAGGCCACCCTGGTCGACACCTCTCCACTACAACTGGACAAGTCTAATATTCTCCTTCTGGGACCCTCGGGAGTAGGCAAGACACTCATGGCGAAGACACTCGCCCGCGTGCTATCCGTGCCTTTCAGCATCTCAGACTGTACTCCATTCACACAGGCGGGATACATTGGCGAGGATGCCGAAACGTGCGTGCACCGACTCCTGGCCGCAGCAAACTATGATGTGGAACAAGCCGAGAGAGGCATCATTGTGCTCGATGAGGTAGACAAAATTGCGGCAACCAAAGTAAGCCATGGCAAAGATGTGGGCGGAGAGGGCGTCCAGCAGGCTCTCCTCAAAATCATCGAGGGCACAACTGTACAGGTCCAGGCAAAGCCGGAGAAAAACCCACGTTCAAGCAGCCCTCCCAACTCTTATCCATCAAATAGCCCGCTGGGCACGACGCCGTTCCAGCCGCATAACCCCACTCCCGCGGCCAAGGGCGAGGTCTATAATGTGCGAACTGACAATATCCTCTTCATATTTTCTGGCGCGTTCGTCGGACTTCACAAGGTAGTGATGGATCGAATCTCACGGGGGTCCATAGGATTTGGTCAGCCAGTGCGCGGGTCATCACTATCCACTGGACTTCCGGGGACATCGAGCGCAACACCCGATGAGCCTCAACCCATTCTCCCGGggtccgaggaagaggcatTGTACAAAAGACACCTGCCCTTTTACACCTCCGCCTCATCAAATGCACCTGGTAGTGAGCCCACATATTTCAACCCTCTTGACCTCCTTACGCCCGCAGACCTACAGAGCTACGGATTCATCCCAGAGCTCATTGGTAGGATCCCTGTCAACGCGGCCCTTTCGACACTGACCCAACCTCTACTACTACGAATTCTTACGGAGCCTCGGAACTCTCTCATAGCGCAATATACAACCCTCTTTTCTTTATCGGGTATCGAGCTGCGATTCACAACGCCAGCGCTGCATAGAATCGCGGCCAACGCCTTCAAAATGGGCACCGGGGCGCGTGCGCTTCGAACGGAGATGGAAACCATCCTAAGCGATGCGATGTTTGAGGCGCCCGGCTCCAGCGTCAAATTCGTTCTCGTGACCGAGGCAGTGGCTGACCGCAAAGAGCAACCAGTCTATCTGGCTCGCGGACAAGGTGGCAGGTTCCACGCTATGATTTCGGCCGAGGAAAGCGAGTGGGAAGAAAAAACGAGCCgtgtgaagaagaaagagaaaaaggtcaaggGTTCAACAGGAGGCGACGACGACCACCACGCTGCCAACTTTCAGGAATATCGGAAGCGGGCAATAGGATAA
- a CDS encoding putative FAD-linked oxidoreductase: MIGFLLLPLLVSSVTGSPHQTKCRCRPSDNCWPTSKEWAGLNQTLHGNLAAVRPAASVCHSPDYDAQACQMVKTSWSNSAWRSSQPGATQWENWEAWPERDQSCYIESAQDTVCQQGRISLYSANVQTAADVQHAVRFAGRHNLRLVIKNTGHDFLGRSSAPESLQILTHSMKEIEVLDNFIPRGGRRGEGPAMTIGAGVQLPEMYVAAAKYHRTVMAGSAHTVGGAGGYIQGGGHSPFGQWKGLASDNALEFEVVVADGSLVTANAYQNQDLFWALRGGGGGTFGVVTRVTVRTFDDAPVVAYNFNMTTAGGDPASGMSSLNGILPSLLSTMVAAPVITLAFRIYLVAEIDALYQPLAARLQQMGGVQVVNQSIAFPTISSALFNLLIGGTADSTGRTSMLTSRLYSKSLMMTREGPRRLANAFRSIRWDAGSEFIGHVVAGGAVAANGEKIDSAVNPAWRRTISHMLFARSWKPAETTPAQQMAIIKNVTEVEIPILRSVEGENHMGAYLNEANAYEPGFQAAFWGSNYPRLYRIKQKWDPKGLFIARKGVGSEDWDDAGLCRVGR; this comes from the exons ATGATCGGCTTCCTTTTACTCCCCCTGCTGGTCAGTTCAGTCACTGGGTCCCCGCACCAAACCAAATGTCGTTGTCGACCCAGTGACAACTGCTGGCCAACCTCCAAGGAATGGGCCGGACTGAATCAGACCCTTCATGGAAACTTGGCTGCAGTCCGACCCGCCGCTTCAGTATGTCACTCGCCGGACTATGACGCGCAAGCATGTCAAATGGTCAAGACTTCGTGGTCCAACTCCGCCTGGCGCTCCTCCCAGCCCGGTGCCACGCAGTGGGAGAACTGGGAAGCATGGCCGGAGCGAGACCAGTCGTGTTATATCGAGTCTGCGCAGGATACGGTCTGTCAGCAAGGCCGAATTTCGCTATACTCTGCCAACGTGCAAACTGCCGCTGATGTCCAGCATGCGGTCCGTTTCGCCGGTCGCCACAACCTTCGTTTGGTCATTAAAAACACCGGGCACGACTTTCTCGGACGCTCGTCGGCGCCCGAATCGCTCCAAATTCTGACGCACAGCATGAAAGAAATCGAGGTATTGGACAACTTCATCCCcagaggcggaagaagaggcgAAGGGCCAGCCATGACGATCGGTGCTGGCGTGCAGCTCCCGGAAATGTACGTTGCGGCTGCAAAATACCATCGGACCGTGATGGCTGGATCAGCCCATACGGTCGGTGGAGCCGGGGGTTACATTCAGGGCGGTGGTCATTCTCCGTTTGGGCAGTGGAAGGGCCTTGCATCGGATAATGCATTGGAATTTGAGGTTGTTGTGGCCGAC GGATCCCTGGTCACTGCAAATGCGTACCAGAACCAGGACCTTTTCTGGGCCTTgagaggaggtggtggtggaactTTTGGCGTTGTCACTCGCGTCACCGTACGAACATTCGATGATGCCCCGGTTGTCGCGTACAACTTCAACATGACCACTGCAGGTGGTGATCCCGCTTCTGGGATGTCTTCGCTGAATGGCATTCTGCCCTCCCTGCTCTCAACGATGGTGGCGGCTCCGGTTATTACTTTGGCTTTCCGAATTTACCT TGTTGCTGAGATCGACGCCCTGTATCAACCACTGGCTGCCAGGTTACAGCAGATGGGTGGTGTCCAGGTTGTGAACCAGTCAATTGCATTTCCCACAATCAGTTCGGCTCTCTTCAACTTGCTTATCGGTGGAACGGCTGATAGCACAGGCCGCACATCGATGCTCACATCTCGGCTCTATTCCAAAAGCCTCATGATGACGCGAGAGGGCCCTCGACGGTTAGCGAACGCCTTCAGGAGCATCCGGTGGGATGCTGGCTCTGAGTTCATCGGCCACGTTGTTGCTGGTGGTGCCGTTGCTGCGAACGGGGAGAAGATTGACAGTGCCGTCAATCCCGCGTGGCGCAGGACTATTTCGCATATGCTGTTCGCAAGGTCGTGGAAACCTGCCGAGACCACGCCAGCCCAGCAAATGGCCATCATCAAGAACGTGACCGAAGTGGAAATCCCCATCCTCCGCTCCGTGGAAGGCGAAAATCACATGGGCGCCTACTTGAACGAGGCCAACGCATACGAACCCGGCTTCCAGGCCGCATTCTGGGGCTCCAATTATCCTCGGCTGTATCGCATCAAGCAAAAGTGGGATCCCAAGGGACTTTTCATTGCTCGCAAGGGAGTCGGTAGTGAAGATTGGGATGATGCCGGCTTGTGTCGCGTGGGTCGCTAA
- a CDS encoding Botcinic acid biosynthesis cluster B protein 16 yields MHVILTGATGLVGSAALVALRARTDISKISILSRRPVPMLEDNTDDRIQVILHDFKRYDSSLKERLLGAQGEYVHITKDMTLEAAEAFQQLKLQDSDHFQFVFVSGEGATSEPGPFTALFGRVKGETESALAEIESRNPQFKTVTVRPAFVDPSGHQAILPWIPQGSILKRFGESIIGPPIRAFYTRMHSPTAPLGEFLAGLAAGHYNYQTLRGEGVETRGASLIINNAGFRRVMGLDGQR; encoded by the exons ATGCATGTGATACTTACTGGTGCCACCGGTCTGGTTGGCTCCGCGGCGCTCGTAGCGCTCAGGGCCAGGACGGACATCTCCAAGATCTCAATTTTGAGCCGTCGGCCAGTCCCGATGCTAGAAGACAATACGGATGACCGCATCCAAGTGATTCTGCATGATTTCAAACGCTATGACTCATCATTAAAAGAGCGCCTATTAGGGGCTCAAGG GGAATATGTCCATATCACCAAGGACATGACTCTTGAAGCCGCCGAGGCTTTCCAGCAGCTCAAGTTGCAAGACTCGGACCATTTTCAATTTGTTTTCGTATCCGGAGAGGGTGCTACCAGCGAGCCAGGTCCCTTCACAGCCCTGTTTGGTCGGGTCAAGGGAGAGACGGAATCCGCCTTGGCCGAAATAGAATCTCGAAACCCTCAGTTCAAGACCGTGACCGTTCGTCCTGCTTTCGTCGACCCTAGTGGCCATCAAGCCATTCTCCCCTGGATACCCCAAGGCTCTATCCTCAAGCGCTTCGGAGAGTCTATCATAGGACCTCCGATCAGAGCTTTTTACACAAGAATGCACAGTCCGACTGCGCCATTGGGAGAATTCCTGGCTGGATTGGCCGCCGGCCATTATAATTATCAAACGctgagaggggagggggtgGAGACACGAGGAGCCAGCTTGATCATCAATAATGCAGGTTTCCGCAGAGTGATGGGGCTAGATGGTCAACGGTGA
- a CDS encoding Glycerol-3-phosphate dehydrogenase, protein MGSLGPYQRKHKVAVVGSGNCQPNRPVHFSWPPSTHGVPRQSVGLAVVIWSNIVTLVGELQLPRSSLKMPRRIPTSLEEKVEMWVFEEKVEIGKDSPHYDANFSGPQNLTDVINRTHENVKYLPGVRLPTNLHANPSIEDAVKDGTILIKGKILPYARGISCIKGVDVNEEGISLFSETIGKTLGIYCGALSANIANEVAREKWSETSIAYDPPHMDSKAPTPQRSPILPSEAPSSAVRLPTDQPRRAQDPLPPPYFHVRVVNDVAGVSISGALKNVVAIAAGWVEGMGWGDNAKQPFFGATINQRTFTDESAGRGSDYQLQWWSHFRCAKLSVERKQPIEEIEQSETQRQKLQGTLTAVEVNNFLKKTRHGGRFPPLHLRYRMFCVIVRLSGVQPLANLLQHPQRSNEGR, encoded by the exons ATGGGATCTCTCGGCCCGTACCAGCGCAAGCACAAGGTGGCAGTGGTGGGCTCCGGTAACTG TCAACCCAATCGTCCAGTCCACTTCTCCTGGCCTCCTTCAACTCACGGCGTCCCCCGACAAAGCGTCGGTCTCGCAGTCGTCATTTGGTCTAACATTGTCACTCTTGTAGGGGAACTGCAATTGCCAAGATCGTCGCTGAAAATGCCGCGGCGAATTCCGACAtctttggaggagaaggtggaAATGTGGGTGTTTGAAGAAAAAGTTGAGATTGGCAAGGACTCGCCGCATTACGATGCCAACTTCTCGGGTCCTCAGAACTTGACCGATGTGATCAACCGCACCCATGAAAACGTCAAGTACCTTCCAGGGGTTCGATTGCCCACTAACCTGCACGCCAACCCGTCGATCGAAGACGCGGTCAAGGATGGCACCATCCTC ATCAAGGGCAAAATTCTGCCCTACGCGCGTGGCATCTCATGCATCAAGGGTGTCGATGTCAACGAGGAGGGAATTAGTCTGTTCTCCGAAACCATCGGCAAGACCCTCGGTATCTACTGCGGCGCCCTCTCGGCCAACATCGCCAACGAGGTTGCCCGAGAGAAGTGGTCCGAGACCTCCATCGCCTACGATCCCCCGCACATGGACTCGAAAGCGCCGACTCCTCAGCGTTCCCCCATCCTCCCAA GTGAAGCTCCAAGCTCTGCCGTCCGACTACCCACCGATCAACCACGACGTGCTCAAGACCCTCTTCCACCGCCGTACTTCCACGTGCGGGTCGTCAACGACGTCGCGGGGGTTTCCATCAGCGGTGCGTTGAAGAATGTGGTGGCGATTGCGGCGGGATGGGTCGAGGGGATGGGATGGGGTGACAACGCAAAGCAGCC TTTCTTCGGGGCCACCATCAACCAGCGGACCTTCACGGACGAGAGTGCGGGTCGCGGATCTGATTACCAGTTGCAGTGGTGGTCGCATTTCCGTTGCGCCAAGCTCAGCGTCGAGCGCAAACAGCCCATTGAGGAGATCGAGCAGTCCGAAACTCAACGACAAAAGCTGCAGGGTACTCTGACCGCAGTTGAGGTCAACAACTTCCTGAAGAAAACAAGGCATGGAGGAAgatttccccctcttcacCTCCGCTATCGTATGTTCTGCGTCATCGTCCGCTTGTCTGGCGTCCAACCTCTGGCTAACCTGTTGCAGCATCCTCAACGGTCAAATGAAGGTCGATGA
- a CDS encoding Glycogen debranching enzyme, producing the protein MGPSRQVYLLPLKDDGSPDVPGGYIYLPSPGDEGYVLRFIIEGTSSICRQGSLWVNIPEEGKAFERTSFREFSLKPDFNRNIQIDVPISRAGAYAYYTTFTPLPEFSVDSVPTPEPTQTPVHYIDVSPRLTLQGKHLPLNALSIFSVISKFMGAYPGDWDKHLHGISQRNYNMVHFTPLMQRGDSNSPYSIFDQLTFDSAFFPNGEKDIASLVSRMEKEYGLLTLTDVVWNHTANNSSWLEEHPEAGYSVETAPWLESALELDTALLKFGEDLEGLGLPTEFKSAEDLVAVMNVLRKQVIDGIRLWEFYAIDVEADKKKILDAWKSGKTDPASIQQVDLSKFGQLSLKEQAKLVHNYGIPASKQVYGRFGRSVDAKFGAAVLTALHGDYSQDSSVADASITALLDEVNLPLYGEFDKDVADIMDQLFNRIKYLRVDDHGPKLGAVTKESPLIETYFTRLPLNDVTKKHSPKALALVNNGWIWNADAMRDNAGPDSKAYLRREVIVWGDCVKLRYGQSPKDNPFLWDFMTKYTQLMAKYFSGFRIDNCHSTPLVVAEYLLDKAREIRPNLTVFAELFTGSEEADYVFVKRLGINALIREAMQAWSTAELSRLVHRHGGRPIGSFDVDLPSAGSSHAIASAESGVASEEITHIRPSPVQALFMDCTHDNEVPAQKRDARDTLPNAALVAMCASAIGSVMGYDELYPKLIELVHEKRQYTSPFSGDQKLEVGAGEGGIGGVKRLLNDLHTMMGVEGYDETHIHHDGEYITVHRVHPKTRKGIFLIAHTAFPGHESGAILAPTHITGTQAKHIGSWVLEVDSSDDMKSKISGDDKYLKGLPGRVRDIDATKIDSNGKDVTISVLDGLVPGSIALFETWIPGAEHVSGLDNFLSAGADEAFANLSLVDLNFTLYRCDAEERDFSNGEDGVYDIPKHGPLVYAGLQGWWSVLEDIIKYNQLGHPLCDHLREGQWALDYVVGRMEKTAQKESFSALQKPAAWLREKFDAVRGLPNFLLPRYFAIILQVAYNAAWKAGIHQFSDNVRHGQEFIHQLAMVSVQQTGLVNSASLWPTKQVPSLAAGLPHFAVDWARCWGRDVFISIRGLFLCTGRFADAKEHILAFASVLKHGMIPNLLSSGKLPRYNSRDSVWFFLQAIQDYTQMAPDGKSLLQEKVPRRFLPYDDTWFPFDDPRAYSQSPTILEVIQEVFQRHAEGMSFREYNAGPDLDVQMKPEGFQIDIKVDWETGIIFGGSQDNCGTWQDKMGESEKAGSKGVPGTPRDGAAIEITGLLYSALNWVSKLHELKVYPHSGVDLGNGKSVTFKEWSEKVKANFERCYYVPLDTKDDAQYDVDANVVNRRGIYKDLYRSGKPFEDYQLRGNFPIAMTVAPELFTPEKALKALSIGDSAILGPVGVATLDPSDLNYRPYYNNSEDSTDFTTSKGRNYHQGPEWVWQRGYFLRALLHFDLLRRKTGEERTESFQQVTRRLDGCKKALRESPWKGLTELTNKNGEHCGDSSPTQSWSAGCLLDLYYDAAQLS; encoded by the exons ATGGGCCCCTCACGTCAGGTCTATCTGCTCCCATTGAAGGACGATGGCTCCCCAGATGTCCCCGGCGGATACATCTATCTGCCCTCTCCTGGTGATGAAGGATACGTGCTCCGTTTCATCATCGAGGGTACCAGTTCAATTTGCCGACAAGGCAGTCTCTGGGTCAACATCCcagaggaggggaaagcgTTCGAGCGAACTTCGTTCCGCGAATTCAG TTTAAAGCCCGACTTCAATCGCAACATCCAGATCGATGTTCCGATCTCGAGGGCAGGTGCCTATGCCTACTATACGACTTTCACCCCGCTTCCGGAGTTTTCTGTAGACTCCGTTCCCACGCCAGAACCTACACAGACTCCTGTTCACTACATTGATGTATCACCAAGATTGACCCTCCAGGGAAAGCACCTGCCTCTTAATGCGCTCTCTATTTTCTCCGTCATCTCAAAGTTCATGGGGGCCTACCCCGGGGACTGGGATAAGCATCTGCATGGAATCAGTCAACGCAACTATAACATGGTCCATTTTACACCTCTTATGCAGCGCGGTGACTCCAACTCCCCATACAGTATCTTTGACCAACTGACCTTTGACTCTGCGTTCTTCCCCAATGGCGAGAAAGACATTGCATCCCTTGTTTCACGCATGGAGAAAGAATATGGGCTCTTGACACTGACCGATGTCGTCTGGAACCATACCGCCAACAACAGCAGCTGGCTGGAAGAACATCCCGAGGCAGGCTACAGCGTTGAAACCGCGCCTTGGCTGGAGTCTGCTTTGGAGCTGGACACTGCCTTGTTGAAATTCGGTGAGGACCTGGAGGGCCTGGGTCTTCCGACAGAATTCAAGTCCGCTGAGGACTTGGTGGCGGTCATGAATGTTCTCCGCAAGCAGGTCATCGACGGCATTCGGCTGTGGGAATTCTACGCAATCGATGTCGAAgccgacaagaagaagatcctGGATGCCTGGAAGAGCGGGAAAACGGATCCCGCGAGTATCCAGCAGGTTGACCTGAGCAAGTTTGGCCAACTTTCACTTAAAGAACAAGCCAAATTAGTTCACAATTACGGTATCCCTGCGTCAAAACAAGTGTACGGGAGATTTGGCCGCTCCGTGGATGCCAAGTTCGGCGCCGCTGTCTTGACGGCACTGCACGGTGACTACAGTCAGGATTCATCTGTAGCTGACGCGTCGATTACTGCTCTTCTTGACGAGGTTAACCTTCCCCTATACGGAGAGTTCGATAAAGATGTGGCGGATATCATGGATCAGCTCTTCAACCGCATCAAGTACCTCCGTGTCGACGACCACGGCCCCAAGTTGGGTGCCGTCACTAAGGAAAGCCCTCTGATCGAGACATACTTCACCCGCCTTCCTCTCAATGACGTCACGAAGAAACACAGCCCGAAGGCGCTCGCCCTGGTGAACAACGGGTGGATCTGGAATGCCGACGCCATGCGCGATAACGCCGGTCCCGACTCCAAAGCCTACCTCCGTCGCGAAGTCATCGTGTGGGGCGACTGTGTGAAGCTTCGCTATGGTCAATCGCCCAAGGATAATCCCTTCCTTTGGGACTTTATGACCAAATATACCCAGTTGATGGCCAAATACTTCAGCGGTTTCCGGATTGATAACTGCCATTCTACCCCACTGGTAGTTGCGGAATACTTATTGGACAAAGCACGCGAGATCCGCCCAAACTTGACAGTCTTTGCCGAGCTCTTCACCGGCTCTGAAGAGGCTGACTACGTCTTTGTCAAGCGTCTCGGAATCAACGCTTTGATTCGTGAGGCTATGCAGGCTTGGAGCACGGCCGAGCTGAGTCGACTGGTTCACCGTCATGGTGGGCGACCCATTGGTAGTTTCGATGTGGATCTACCTTCCGCTGGCAGCAGCCATGCGATTGCGTCCGCGGAATCGGGGGTCGCTTCAGAAGAAATTACACACATCCGACCATCTCCGGTGCAGGCTCTTTTCATGGATTGTACCCATGACAATGAGGTACCTGCTCAGAAGCGAGATGCGAGGGACACCTTGCCTAATGCTGCCCTGGTCGCAATGTGTGCCTCAGCCATTGGAAGCGTGATGGGCTACGACGAGCTTTACCCGAAGCTCATCGAACTTGTCCACGAGAAACGTCAGTACACCTCGCCGTTCTCGGGCGATCAGAAGCTGGAGGTCGGGGCTGGAGAGGGTGGCATCGGCGGCGTGAAGCGACTCCTCAATGACCTCCACACCATGATGGGCGTCGAGGGTTACGATGAAACCCATATCCACCACGACGGCGAGTACATAACCGTTCATCGGGTGCACCCCAAGACGAGAAAGGGTATTTTCCTGATCGCCCACACGGCGTTCCCTGGTCACGAGAGCGGTGCTATTCTGGCCCCGACTCACATCACTGGCACACAAGCCAAGCATATTGGATCCTGGGTGCTTGAGGTTGATAGCAGTGATGACATGAAATCGAAGATTTCCGGTGACGACAAATATCTCAAGGGTCTCCCAGGTCGCGTCCGCGACATCGATGCGACGAAGATTGACAGCAACGGGAAAGATGTGACTATATCTGTGCTGGACGGTCTTGTCCCTGGATCGATTGCGCTCTTTGAGACCTGGATCCCTGGTGCGGAGCATGTCAGCGGGCTGGACAACTTCCTTTCTGCTGGTGCCGATGAGGCGTTTGCCAACCTCAGCCTAGTTGATCTGAACTTTACCCTGTACCGCTGCGACGCCGAGGAGAGAGATTTCTCTAATGGCGAGGACGGCGTTTATGACATTCCCAAGCACGGACCTTTGGTTTATGCGGGTCTTCAGGGTTGGTGGAGTGTGCTCGAGGACATTATCAAGTACAATCAACTTGGCCATCCGCTTTGTGATCACCTGCGCGAGGGACAGTGGGCTTTGGACTATGTTGTCGGGCGGATGGAGAAGACTGCTCAGAAGGAAAGCTTCTCTGCGCTCCAGAAGCCAGCAGCATGGCTTCGTGAGAAGTTTGACGCTGTCCGTGGCTTGCCCAACTTCTTGCTTCCTAGGTACTTCGCCATCATCTTGCAAGTGGCCTATAACGCTGCATGGAAGGCAGGTATCCACCAATTCAGCGACAATGTGCGTCATGGTCAGGAATTTATCCATCAATTAGCTATGGTCAGCGTGCAGCAAACCGGCCTCGTCAACTCCGCCTCTCTTTGGCCCACCAAGCAAGTACCTAGCCTGGCAGCAGGCTTGCCCCATTTCGCTGTCGACTGGGCACGATGCTGGGGTCGTGACGTTTTCATTTCCATTCGCGGTCTCTTCCTGTGCACCGGTCGCTTTGCCGACGCTAAGGAGCATATTCTTGCCTTTGCGAGCGTGCTCAAGCATGGCATGATTCCCAATCTGCTGAGCAGCGGCAAGTTGCCCCGATACAATTCTCGTGACTCGGTATGGTTCTTCTTGCAAGCTATCCAAGACTACACCCAGATGGCCCCGGATGGCAAGAGCCTTTTGCAGGAAAAGGTGCCTCGCCGTTTCTTGCCCTACGACGATACCTGGTTCCCGTTCGATGACCCACGCGCGTACTCTCAATCCCCAACCATTCTGGAGGTCATCCAGGAGGTCTTCCAGCGACATGCAGAGGGTATGTCTTTCCGAGAATATAACGCGGGCCCCGATCTGGATGTGCAAATGAAGCCCGAGGGATTCCAGATCGACATCAAGGTTGATTGGGAAACCGGTATCATCTTTGGTGGCAGCCAAGACAACTGTGGCACATGGCAAGACAAGATGGGAGAAAGTGAGAAGGCAGGCAGCAAGGGCGTTCCCGGTACTCCTCGTGATGGAGCCGCCATTGAGATCACTGGTCTTCTTTACAGCGCTCTCAACTGGGTCTCGAAGCTCCACGAGTTAAAGGTGTACCCACATTCAGGGGTTGATCTTGGAAATGGCAAGTCGGTCACTTTCAAGGAGTGGTCTGAAAAGGTCAAGGCCAACTTTGAACGCTGCTACTATGTGCCACTCGACACCAAAGATGACGCTCAATATGATGTTGACGCGAATGTGGTCAACCGCCGTGGAATCTACAAGGATCTTTACAGATCTGGCAAGCCTTTTGAGGATTATCAACTTCGAGGCAACTTCCCCATTGCCATGACGGTTGCACCCGAACTTTTCACCCCTGAGAAGGCCCTGAAGGCCCTCTCGATCGGAGACTCGGCTATCTTGGGTCCCGTCGGCGTGGCCACTCTGGATCCCTCTGATCTCAACTACCGCCCTTACTACAATAATTCCGAGGATTCAACCGACTTTACTACATCCAAGGGCCGTAACTACCACCAAGGTCCTGAGTGGGTGTGGCAACGAGGATACTTCCTCCGAGCGTTGCTTCACTTTGACCTCCTCCGGCGTAAGACGGGTGAGGAGCGAACAGAGTCTTTCCAACAAGTCACTCGCCGACTTGACGGATGCAAGAAGGCTCTCCGTGAAAGCCCGTGGAAGGGACTTACTGAGTTGACGAACAAGAATGGAGAGCACTGTGGAGATTCG TCGCCTACCCAGTCGTGGTCCGCTGGTTGCCTGCTTGACCTCTACTACGACGCTGCCCAACTTTCCTAA